In one Alphaproteobacteria bacterium genomic region, the following are encoded:
- a CDS encoding ATP-binding protein, with translation MSGSWIRSILLATAPAALVLALMLTKGVIPVHAAIILGAAILLGAGIAVRRRLTAETIVMRRLNRLTAEAQAQLDALSYKAAVADRIVSSLPHPIFFLDRDRRVVRANAVAHALVDSDLTGRDIADGLRDPALLSAIDRTIEGHGPQSVDLKLPVPVETEFIVRVEPVDPPPGMPAGRDAPVILIDFQDVTALRRSEQMRVDFVANVSHELRTPLTSLTGFIETLRGPAKGDPEAHERFLAIMQEQSERMFRLISDLLSLSRIEMDEHSRPRDEVQLPGLLTRLIEMLSQKAEKLGVTIETDWEEPLPPVRGDSDQLFQVFQNLLDNALKYGAKGERVTVRVRRRDPRRLTVDVIDRGAGIAPEHLPRLTERFYRVDAARSREMGGTGLGLAIVKHILNRHRGRLNVTSEIGKGTTFSVTLPVAVGREAAEDKSLGSGDDSSALGARRPPE, from the coding sequence ATGTCGGGATCCTGGATCAGATCGATACTGCTGGCCACGGCCCCGGCGGCGCTCGTCCTGGCGTTGATGCTGACGAAGGGCGTGATCCCGGTGCATGCCGCGATCATTCTGGGCGCCGCGATTCTGTTGGGTGCGGGCATCGCGGTACGGCGGCGGCTGACGGCGGAAACGATCGTCATGCGGCGGCTGAACCGCCTGACCGCCGAGGCCCAGGCCCAGCTCGACGCCCTCAGCTACAAGGCGGCAGTGGCGGACAGGATCGTCTCCTCGCTGCCGCACCCGATCTTCTTCCTGGATCGCGACCGCCGGGTGGTGCGCGCCAATGCAGTGGCGCATGCGCTGGTCGACAGCGACCTGACCGGTCGTGACATCGCCGACGGGCTGCGCGACCCGGCCTTGCTGAGCGCGATCGACCGCACCATCGAGGGCCATGGACCGCAATCGGTCGACCTGAAGCTGCCCGTGCCGGTCGAAACCGAGTTCATTGTCCGTGTGGAGCCGGTGGACCCGCCCCCCGGCATGCCGGCGGGCCGGGACGCGCCGGTCATTCTGATCGACTTTCAGGATGTGACGGCGCTGCGCCGGTCGGAACAGATGCGCGTCGACTTTGTGGCCAATGTCAGCCACGAACTGCGCACCCCGCTGACCAGCCTGACCGGGTTCATCGAAACCCTGCGCGGTCCGGCCAAGGGCGATCCGGAGGCCCATGAGCGGTTCCTGGCAATCATGCAGGAACAGTCGGAACGCATGTTCCGGCTGATTTCCGACCTGCTCAGCCTGTCGCGGATCGAAATGGACGAGCACAGTCGCCCGCGCGACGAGGTTCAGCTTCCCGGCCTGCTGACAAGACTGATCGAGATGCTGTCTCAGAAGGCCGAAAAACTGGGCGTGACGATCGAAACCGACTGGGAGGAACCATTGCCGCCGGTGCGCGGCGATTCCGACCAGTTGTTCCAGGTCTTCCAGAACCTGCTGGACAATGCCCTGAAATACGGTGCCAAGGGCGAAAGGGTGACGGTGCGTGTCCGGCGGCGCGACCCCCGGCGCCTGACGGTGGATGTGATCGATCGCGGCGCCGGTATCGCCCCGGAACACCTGCCGCGTCTGACCGAACGGTTCTACCGGGTGGACGCCGCGCGTTCGCGGGAAATGGGGGGGACCGGACTGGGGCTCGCGATCGTGAAGCACATTCTGAACCGACACCGCGGTCGTCTGAATGTGACCAGCGAAATCGGCAAGGGCACCACCTTCTCCGTCACCCTGCCCGTGGCGGTAGGGCGCGAAGCCGCGGAGGATAAGTCCCTGGGATCAGGCGATGATTCCAGCGCTTTGGGGGCGCGTCGCCCTCCGGAATGA
- a CDS encoding EAL domain-containing protein has translation MAQQSGMASQEYLLLDYAQRLERHRDGRRGVHVHLSRLKPQNRREHHIRIALNTLDDFVSTFEGQSFLLGNNDLIFVVKGATLQQMDDAVMRLRYLFSDDPLTQAEPDSDEGHGRFATLYNIEGQYAKFMDLCERVFEEERARQKRLQQMAEQSGETFEDARRPLKPEQLGRLEEFLERADLSSVFRRQAVSVVHKQSPPKPIFNELFISIFDLAKTVLPDVNLAANRWLFQHLTQTLDRRVLKMLARADDRTLHSSFSINVNVGTLLAPEFLDFDSSLRMGSRGTLVVELQLLDILSDYSSFVFARDFVREKGYRICLDGISPELTRFVDRQFMEVDLVKLSAGSVFDSGGSQEQRAEIAKQVDRIGKGRVILSRCDNEAMVRTGQGMGITMFQGRYLDAVLQQMSRSKNAPAPRAARR, from the coding sequence ATGGCGCAACAATCGGGCATGGCCAGCCAGGAATATCTGCTGCTGGACTACGCACAACGTCTGGAACGCCACCGCGACGGGCGGCGCGGCGTACATGTGCATCTGTCGCGCCTGAAGCCCCAGAACCGCCGCGAACACCATATCCGCATCGCCCTGAACACGCTGGATGATTTCGTCTCGACCTTTGAGGGTCAGTCCTTCCTGCTGGGCAACAACGACCTGATCTTCGTGGTCAAGGGCGCGACCCTGCAACAGATGGACGACGCGGTCATGCGGCTGCGCTATCTGTTCAGCGACGATCCGCTGACCCAGGCCGAGCCGGATTCCGATGAAGGCCACGGCCGATTCGCGACGCTCTACAACATTGAAGGCCAATACGCGAAGTTCATGGATCTGTGCGAGCGTGTCTTCGAGGAGGAACGCGCCCGCCAGAAACGCCTGCAGCAGATGGCCGAACAGTCAGGTGAGACATTCGAGGATGCGCGCCGGCCGCTGAAGCCGGAACAGCTGGGCCGGCTGGAGGAGTTTCTGGAACGCGCGGATCTGTCCAGCGTGTTCCGGCGCCAGGCGGTCAGCGTCGTCCACAAGCAGTCGCCGCCCAAGCCGATCTTCAACGAGTTGTTCATCTCGATCTTCGATCTGGCGAAGACGGTGCTGCCGGATGTCAACCTGGCCGCCAACCGCTGGCTGTTCCAGCATCTGACCCAGACGCTGGACCGGCGCGTGCTGAAGATGCTGGCCCGGGCCGACGACCGGACCCTGCATTCCTCCTTCTCGATCAACGTCAATGTCGGCACGCTGCTGGCGCCGGAATTCCTGGATTTCGATTCCAGCCTGCGCATGGGCAGTCGCGGCACGCTGGTGGTCGAACTGCAGCTGCTGGACATCCTGTCCGACTATTCCTCCTTCGTGTTCGCCCGCGATTTCGTTCGGGAGAAGGGCTATCGCATCTGTCTGGACGGCATCTCGCCGGAACTGACCCGGTTCGTCGACCGCCAGTTCATGGAGGTCGATCTGGTCAAGCTTTCGGCCGGGTCGGTCTTCGATTCCGGTGGCAGCCAGGAGCAGCGGGCGGAGATCGCGAAGCAGGTCGACCGGATCGGCAAGGGCCGCGTGATCCTGTCGCGCTGCGATAACGAGGCGATGGTACGGACCGGTCAGGGCATGGGTATCACCATGTTCCAGGGCCGCTATCTGGACGCCGTGCTGCAACAGATGTCCCGGTCCAAGAACGCGCCTGCTCCGCGCGCGGCGCGCCGCTAG
- the rlmN gene encoding 23S rRNA (adenine(2503)-C(2))-methyltransferase RlmN — protein MPGGQLAPAVDARPNLIGLDRDGLTALVKDMGEPAFRAKQLYHWIYNRGAQRFEDMTNLSKAFRAKLEETCRIDRPKVSMHQKSKDGTEKWLLRYEDGNEAEMVFIPETDRGTLCISSQVGCSLTCAFCHTGTQKLVRNLTPGDIVGQVMLARDALGDWAQTEEAGRRISNIVLMGMGEPLYNTDNVMAAMRLVSDGDGIAIGRRKITLSTSGVVPDIRRVGAELGLSLAISLHAVNDELRDRLVPINRKYPIAELMEAVRGYPGLTTSRRVTWEYVMLKGVNDSDADARTLLRLMEGIPSKVNLIPFNPWPGSEFDCSDPARIEAFLAILHRAGTVATIRKTRGQDILAACGQLKSESERIGKRERLRLEALRAEKEAAVGL, from the coding sequence ATGCCCGGCGGCCAGTTGGCGCCGGCGGTCGATGCGCGCCCGAACCTGATCGGGCTGGATCGCGATGGCCTGACGGCGCTGGTCAAGGATATGGGAGAGCCCGCCTTCCGCGCCAAGCAGCTGTATCACTGGATCTACAATCGCGGCGCCCAGCGGTTCGAGGACATGACCAACCTGTCCAAGGCGTTCCGTGCGAAGCTGGAGGAGACCTGCCGCATCGACCGGCCGAAGGTCTCGATGCATCAGAAATCGAAGGACGGCACCGAAAAATGGCTGCTGCGCTATGAGGACGGGAACGAGGCCGAGATGGTCTTCATCCCGGAAACGGATCGCGGCACGCTGTGCATTTCCTCCCAGGTTGGCTGTTCCCTGACCTGCGCCTTCTGCCACACCGGAACCCAGAAGCTGGTTCGGAATCTGACGCCGGGCGATATCGTCGGACAGGTGATGCTGGCGCGCGACGCGCTGGGCGACTGGGCCCAGACGGAAGAGGCCGGCCGCCGGATCAGCAATATCGTGCTGATGGGAATGGGCGAGCCGCTGTACAACACCGACAATGTCATGGCGGCGATGCGGCTGGTCTCCGACGGTGACGGCATTGCCATCGGACGGCGCAAGATCACGCTCTCGACCTCGGGGGTCGTGCCGGATATCCGCCGTGTCGGCGCGGAGCTGGGCCTGTCGTTGGCGATCTCGCTGCATGCGGTGAATGACGAGCTGCGCGACCGGCTGGTTCCGATCAACCGGAAATACCCGATCGCCGAACTGATGGAGGCGGTGCGCGGCTATCCCGGTCTGACCACGTCGCGCCGGGTGACCTGGGAATATGTCATGCTGAAAGGCGTGAACGACAGCGATGCCGACGCGCGCACCCTGCTGCGCCTGATGGAGGGCATCCCGTCCAAGGTGAACCTGATTCCGTTCAACCCCTGGCCGGGCAGTGAATTCGACTGTTCCGACCCGGCGCGGATCGAGGCCTTCCTGGCGATCCTGCACCGCGCGGGGACGGTGGCGACGATCCGCAAGACGCGCGGTCAGGACATTCTGGCCGCCTGCGGGCAGCTGAAATCGGAAAGCGAACGGATCGGCAAGCGCGAACGGCTGCGTCTCGAGGCGCTGCGGGCAGAAAAGGAAGCCGCGGTCGGGCTCTGA
- a CDS encoding sensor histidine kinase — MAGFRAATGGAIALLIALFLATGAAADPFQLSRDMAVQAPMGHAALLEDPDAMLPAEAIVDGSMDSQFVPAGDRSTSMGITRSAWWVRFEAVNRGADPVDWVMNFPFPLTDYVDLYHRLDDGTVRHIAMGDRLPYDRRPLPGEGFAAPLTTGPGQTSTLYVRLHHERGDGIDVYFQVSSPKAYSKKQHAIWMLLGVFAGGAGLLFLYNVVIFAVVRDRVYFWYLAYFAATQMAFASASGFGNRFLWPDYPGLGEFGAPLFAALAFMLVVQFSRTFLETWRLTPRFDTVLRLVMAYFVLPPVLYLLGEGALAAQSVMIGGLVLTMLPVYGAMLWWRGVKSARIFTLAWAVWFVSVALLIGRFVGLAPTNDLTLRIAWIGLLGEAVLFALALADRIRLLQRQKVAAEQQARTILERSEAELRREVEARTRELRETNDALAELNGQKDRFFSIIAHDLMGPFNVLIGMSDLLRRKIATLSRDQIAEYGDDIHAAAGNLHKLLENLLSWARLQQGAMSCDPHPYALADSVADVTDLFAPVARQKGIDLVTDLPGTLSLTADRKMIETVLRNLVSNALKFSRSGDTVRISALRSDGETRIAVTDSGIGMDAGTVAELFSLDRTQSVPGTEGETGTGLGLRLSRELVECHGGRIEVDSAPGDGSRFTVVLPS; from the coding sequence ATGGCAGGCTTCAGGGCTGCGACGGGCGGCGCGATTGCGCTGCTGATCGCGCTTTTTCTCGCAACCGGCGCAGCGGCCGATCCCTTTCAGTTATCGCGGGACATGGCTGTCCAGGCGCCGATGGGGCACGCCGCCCTGCTGGAAGATCCGGATGCAATGCTGCCGGCCGAGGCCATCGTGGACGGGTCCATGGATAGCCAGTTCGTGCCGGCCGGGGATCGGTCAACCTCCATGGGGATCACCCGATCCGCCTGGTGGGTTCGGTTCGAGGCCGTCAATCGCGGCGCGGACCCTGTCGACTGGGTGATGAATTTCCCTTTTCCGCTGACCGATTATGTCGACCTTTATCACCGGCTCGACGATGGAACGGTCCGCCACATCGCGATGGGCGACCGCCTGCCCTATGACCGGCGGCCGCTGCCGGGCGAAGGTTTCGCGGCGCCACTGACCACCGGGCCGGGGCAAACCAGCACGCTCTATGTCCGCCTTCATCATGAACGCGGGGACGGGATCGACGTCTATTTTCAGGTGTCGTCGCCCAAGGCCTATTCGAAGAAGCAGCACGCGATCTGGATGCTGCTGGGTGTGTTTGCCGGCGGGGCCGGGCTGCTGTTCCTCTATAATGTCGTGATCTTCGCGGTTGTCCGCGATCGGGTCTATTTCTGGTATCTGGCCTATTTCGCAGCCACACAGATGGCCTTTGCGTCGGCCTCCGGATTCGGCAACCGCTTCCTGTGGCCAGACTATCCCGGACTGGGGGAGTTCGGCGCGCCGCTGTTTGCCGCCCTGGCCTTCATGCTGGTGGTTCAGTTCAGCCGCACCTTCCTGGAGACTTGGCGTCTGACCCCGCGCTTCGACACGGTGCTGCGCCTGGTCATGGCGTATTTCGTGCTGCCGCCGGTGTTGTATCTGCTGGGGGAAGGGGCGTTGGCGGCGCAGTCGGTCATGATCGGCGGTCTGGTCCTGACCATGCTGCCGGTCTATGGCGCGATGCTGTGGTGGCGGGGCGTGAAGTCGGCCCGCATCTTCACCCTGGCCTGGGCGGTCTGGTTCGTCTCCGTCGCGCTATTGATCGGGCGCTTCGTCGGGCTGGCCCCGACCAACGATCTGACCCTGCGCATCGCCTGGATCGGGCTGCTGGGCGAGGCGGTGCTGTTCGCGCTGGCGCTGGCCGACCGGATCCGCCTGCTGCAGCGTCAGAAGGTGGCCGCGGAACAGCAGGCACGCACCATACTGGAGCGATCCGAGGCCGAACTGAGACGCGAGGTCGAGGCGCGGACCCGTGAATTGCGGGAGACCAATGACGCGCTGGCGGAGCTGAACGGTCAGAAGGACCGCTTCTTCTCAATCATCGCCCATGACCTGATGGGCCCGTTCAACGTCCTGATCGGCATGTCGGATCTGCTGCGCCGGAAGATCGCGACCCTGTCACGCGACCAGATTGCGGAATATGGCGACGACATCCACGCGGCGGCGGGGAACCTGCACAAGCTGCTGGAGAACCTGTTGTCCTGGGCGCGGTTGCAGCAGGGGGCGATGTCCTGCGATCCGCACCCCTATGCGCTGGCGGATTCGGTCGCGGATGTGACCGACCTGTTCGCCCCGGTCGCGCGTCAGAAGGGGATCGATCTGGTCACCGACCTGCCCGGAACCCTGTCGCTGACGGCCGACCGGAAGATGATCGAGACGGTGCTGCGCAATCTGGTCAGCAACGCCCTGAAATTCTCCCGATCCGGCGATACGGTGCGGATATCCGCGCTGCGGTCGGATGGCGAGACACGGATAGCGGTGACCGACAGCGGCATCGGGATGGATGCCGGGACGGTTGCCGAGCTGTTTTCGCTGGACCGGACCCAGTCGGTGCCGGGGACGGAGGGCGAGACCGGAACCGGTCTCGGCCTGCGTCTGTCGCGTGAGCTGGTCGAATGTCATGGCGGCCGGATCGAGGTCGACAGCGCGCCCGGGGACGGCTCCCGCTTTACCGTCGTGCTGCCGTCATAG
- a CDS encoding substrate-binding domain-containing protein, translated as MKGFKTTLAVAALGAVAFAGAAQARDQIRIVGSSTVFPYTQAVAEEYAMKTGSAAPVVESTGTGGGMKIFCGGVGADHPDITGASRAMKESEFKTCMENGVDSITEALIGYDGLSIAVSREGEAISVSQKDLFLALAAEVPVDGAWVANPNKTWSDVNPDLPNVAIQVFGPPPTSGTRDAFVELAMEVGCEELPEHAALSKDEAKTKCHRMRQDGPFIEAGENDNLIVQRLEADPTAYGIFGYSFLYENQDKLQGIQINDVTPDFDTIADGSYPLSRPLFFYVKNAHRGVIPGLNEFLSEYVSDNAMGSAGYLKERGLVALDDAKREELKKAVMDGAMMTRYGS; from the coding sequence ATGAAAGGTTTCAAGACGACGCTCGCGGTTGCCGCCCTTGGTGCCGTTGCGTTTGCCGGTGCCGCCCAGGCCCGCGACCAGATCCGGATCGTCGGTTCGTCGACGGTGTTCCCGTACACCCAGGCCGTGGCTGAAGAATATGCCATGAAGACCGGCAGCGCGGCGCCTGTCGTCGAATCCACCGGTACCGGTGGCGGCATGAAGATCTTCTGCGGCGGCGTCGGCGCGGATCATCCGGACATCACCGGCGCGTCGCGCGCCATGAAAGAGTCCGAGTTCAAGACCTGTATGGAAAACGGTGTCGACAGCATCACCGAAGCCCTGATCGGCTATGACGGCCTGTCCATCGCGGTCTCCCGCGAAGGCGAAGCGATCTCGGTCTCCCAGAAGGACCTGTTCCTGGCGCTGGCCGCGGAAGTTCCGGTCGACGGCGCGTGGGTTGCCAACCCGAACAAGACCTGGTCCGACGTCAACCCGGACCTGCCGAATGTCGCCATCCAGGTTTTCGGCCCGCCGCCGACCTCCGGCACGCGCGACGCCTTCGTCGAACTGGCGATGGAAGTCGGCTGTGAAGAGCTGCCGGAACACGCCGCGCTGAGCAAGGACGAAGCCAAGACGAAATGCCACCGCATGCGTCAGGACGGCCCGTTCATCGAAGCCGGTGAGAACGACAACCTGATCGTTCAGCGCCTGGAAGCCGATCCGACCGCCTACGGCATCTTCGGCTATTCCTTCCTTTACGAAAACCAGGACAAGCTGCAGGGCATCCAGATCAACGACGTCACCCCGGATTTCGACACGATCGCCGATGGTTCCTACCCGCTGTCGCGTCCGCTGTTCTTCTACGTGAAGAACGCCCATCGCGGTGTGATCCCGGGTCTGAACGAATTCCTGTCGGAATATGTCAGCGACAACGCCATGGGTTCGGCGGGCTACCTGAAGGAGCGCGGTCTGGTCGCTCTCGACGATGCCAAGCGTGAAGAACTGAAGAAGGCCGTCATGGACGGCGCGATGATGACGCGCTACGGCTCGTAA
- a CDS encoding NADP-dependent malic enzyme → MADKKITDEDALQFHAQGRPGKIELAPTKPLTTQRDLSLAYSPGVAAPCLRIAEDPVTAYDYTARGNMVAVISNGTAVLGLGNIGALASKPVMEGKAVLFKRFADVDSIDLEVGTEDVDEFVNCVRFLGPSFGGINLEDIKAPECFIIEQRLREELDIPVFHDDQHGTAIIAAAGLINALHLTGRDIRDTKLVVNGAGAAAIACTELIKAMGMPADNVILCDSKGVIYQGRKEGMNQWKSAHAAVTDARSLAEALDGADVFFGLSVKGAVTPEMVKTMADKPILFAMANPDPEITPDDAKSVRPDAIVATGRSDYPNQVNNVLGFPYIFRGALDVRATTINDDMKIAAAEAIARLAREDVPDEVANAYGGQALQYGPDYIIPVPFDPRLIVGVPAAVAEAAMKSGVARRPIMDMEGYRQELKARLDPTANMLHFIFERVRQNPQRVCFAEGEDPRVIRAAALFQTSGYGTPVLVGREDRIRETTRELGLDASIQFEIHNARLSSDNEEYTDYLYAKVQRAGYLHRDCQRLVNQDRNVFAACMLAKGKVDAVVTGATRAFNVAYDGIRQVIDVADGHTAMGLTIMVARGRTIFIADTSVNELPDGRTLAEIAKEAAAYARRLGHEPRVGMLYASNFGNPDRPGGKRVRDAVDLLDSEGVDFEYDGDISPSAALDYDLMQRLYPFCRLSGPANVLVMPGINSAHIASRMLQSLGGGTMIGPLMLGLAHPVQVAQMGSSVSDLVSLAALAAHDAIA, encoded by the coding sequence ATGGCCGACAAGAAGATCACCGACGAGGACGCGCTGCAGTTCCATGCCCAGGGCCGGCCGGGCAAGATCGAACTGGCGCCGACCAAGCCTCTGACGACGCAGCGCGATCTGTCCCTGGCTTATTCGCCGGGGGTGGCGGCGCCCTGCCTGCGCATCGCGGAAGACCCGGTGACGGCCTATGACTACACCGCACGCGGCAACATGGTCGCGGTGATCTCCAACGGCACGGCGGTGCTGGGCCTCGGCAATATCGGCGCGCTGGCCTCCAAGCCGGTGATGGAAGGCAAGGCCGTGCTGTTCAAGCGCTTCGCCGATGTCGATTCCATCGATCTGGAAGTCGGGACCGAGGATGTCGACGAATTCGTGAACTGCGTGCGTTTCCTGGGCCCGTCCTTCGGCGGCATCAACCTGGAGGATATCAAGGCCCCGGAATGCTTCATCATCGAGCAGCGCCTGCGTGAGGAACTGGATATTCCGGTGTTTCATGACGATCAGCACGGCACCGCGATCATCGCGGCGGCGGGGCTGATCAACGCGCTGCATCTGACCGGGCGCGACATCCGGGACACCAAGCTGGTGGTCAACGGCGCCGGTGCGGCGGCCATCGCCTGCACCGAGCTGATCAAGGCGATGGGCATGCCGGCCGACAACGTCATCCTGTGCGATTCCAAAGGGGTGATCTATCAGGGCCGCAAGGAAGGCATGAACCAGTGGAAATCCGCCCATGCCGCGGTCACCGACGCACGCAGCCTGGCGGAGGCGCTGGACGGCGCCGATGTCTTCTTCGGCCTGTCGGTCAAGGGCGCCGTGACCCCGGAAATGGTCAAGACAATGGCGGACAAGCCGATCCTGTTCGCCATGGCCAATCCCGATCCCGAAATCACGCCGGACGACGCCAAATCGGTGCGGCCCGACGCGATCGTCGCCACCGGCCGGTCCGACTATCCGAACCAGGTCAACAACGTCCTGGGCTTCCCCTACATCTTTCGCGGCGCGCTGGATGTCCGCGCGACGACGATCAATGACGATATGAAGATCGCCGCGGCCGAAGCGATTGCGCGCCTGGCCCGCGAGGATGTGCCGGATGAGGTTGCCAACGCCTATGGCGGGCAGGCGCTGCAATACGGGCCGGACTACATCATTCCGGTGCCCTTCGATCCGCGCCTGATCGTCGGCGTCCCTGCGGCGGTCGCCGAGGCGGCGATGAAGTCGGGGGTCGCGCGCCGTCCGATCATGGACATGGAGGGTTATCGCCAGGAGCTGAAGGCCCGGCTCGATCCGACCGCCAACATGCTGCATTTCATCTTCGAACGTGTGCGCCAGAACCCGCAGCGGGTCTGCTTTGCCGAGGGCGAGGATCCGCGCGTCATCCGCGCCGCCGCGCTGTTCCAGACCTCGGGCTATGGCACGCCGGTTCTGGTCGGGCGCGAAGACCGCATTCGCGAGACCACGCGGGAACTGGGGCTGGACGCGTCGATCCAGTTCGAGATCCACAATGCGCGGCTCAGCTCCGACAATGAAGAGTATACCGACTACCTCTATGCCAAGGTTCAGCGCGCCGGCTATCTGCACCGCGACTGCCAGCGGCTGGTGAACCAGGACCGCAACGTCTTCGCCGCCTGCATGCTGGCCAAGGGCAAGGTCGATGCCGTGGTGACCGGGGCGACGCGGGCCTTCAATGTCGCCTATGACGGCATCCGCCAGGTCATCGATGTGGCCGACGGCCATACCGCGATGGGCCTGACCATCATGGTGGCCCGCGGCCGCACGATCTTCATCGCGGATACCTCGGTCAACGAGCTGCCGGATGGCCGCACCCTGGCTGAGATTGCGAAGGAGGCCGCGGCCTATGCCCGCCGCCTGGGGCATGAGCCGCGCGTCGGCATGCTCTATGCGTCGAATTTCGGCAATCCGGACCGGCCCGGCGGCAAACGGGTGCGCGATGCGGTCGACCTGCTGGATTCCGAAGGCGTCGACTTCGAATATGACGGCGATATCTCGCCCAGCGCGGCGCTGGACTATGATCTGATGCAGCGGCTCTATCCGTTCTGCCGGCTCAGCGGCCCGGCTAATGTGCTGGTGATGCCGGGGATCAATTCCGCGCATATCGCCTCACGCATGCTGCAGAGCCTGGGCGGCGGCACGATGATCGGCCCGCTGATGCTCGGTCTGGCCCATCCGGTTCAGGTCGCCCAGATGGGATCCAGCGTCAGCGACCTCGTGTCGCTGGCGGCACTGGCTGCGCACGACGCCATCGCCTAG
- the cbiB gene encoding adenosylcobinamide-phosphate synthase CbiB has translation MEQVAAFLDTLSGVMPQTLPIALILALGILFDAVIGDPRWFYRHVPHPVVLIGKPIGFLDRRLNREGRPETDRMIRGAVTVLFIVGSVTGIGWALAALFAGHAWGWVAEAVVVGVFLAARSLHDHVRRVGKALRSDGLEGGRREIAHIVSRDPRSLDRHGVVRSGIESLSENFSDGVIAPICFYLVFGLPGLLAYKAINTLDSMIGYKTDRHRAFGFAAARLDDIANWVPARISGLLLCLAACFTPTAYPLQALRTMLREAKKHKSPNAGWPEAALAGALGVALGGPRTYPGGQVVGVWIGEEFPARLEPRDIDRARALYIVANLLVWFAALTGGLATLL, from the coding sequence ATGGAACAGGTTGCCGCCTTCCTGGACACCCTGTCCGGGGTGATGCCCCAGACACTGCCGATTGCGCTGATCCTGGCACTGGGCATCCTGTTCGACGCCGTGATCGGCGATCCGCGCTGGTTCTACCGGCATGTCCCCCATCCCGTCGTGCTGATCGGCAAGCCCATCGGGTTCCTGGATCGTCGCCTCAACCGGGAGGGCCGCCCCGAAACCGACCGGATGATCCGCGGCGCCGTCACCGTCCTGTTCATCGTCGGAAGCGTCACCGGGATCGGCTGGGCACTGGCCGCCCTGTTCGCGGGCCATGCCTGGGGCTGGGTGGCGGAGGCCGTGGTCGTCGGGGTGTTTCTGGCGGCCCGCAGCCTGCACGATCATGTCCGCCGGGTCGGCAAGGCCCTGCGCAGCGACGGGCTGGAGGGCGGACGGCGCGAGATCGCCCATATCGTCAGCCGCGACCCGCGCAGTCTGGACCGCCATGGCGTCGTCCGGTCCGGCATCGAATCCCTGTCGGAGAATTTCAGCGACGGCGTCATCGCGCCGATCTGCTTCTATCTGGTCTTCGGCCTACCCGGCCTGCTGGCCTACAAGGCGATCAACACCCTGGACAGCATGATCGGCTACAAGACCGACCGTCACCGGGCCTTCGGTTTCGCCGCGGCACGGCTGGACGATATCGCGAACTGGGTGCCCGCCCGGATCAGCGGGCTGCTGCTCTGTCTCGCCGCCTGCTTCACGCCGACCGCCTATCCGCTGCAGGCCCTGCGCACAATGCTGCGCGAGGCGAAGAAGCATAAATCACCCAATGCCGGCTGGCCGGAGGCTGCGCTGGCCGGGGCGCTGGGAGTTGCGCTGGGCGGCCCGCGGACCTATCCGGGCGGTCAGGTCGTCGGCGTCTGGATCGGCGAGGAATTTCCGGCCCGCCTGGAACCGCGCGACATCGACCGCGCTCGCGCGCTTTACATCGTCGCCAATCTGCTGGTCTGGTTCGCGGCCCTGACGGGGGGCCTGGCGACGCTGCTATGA